From a single Ignavibacteria bacterium genomic region:
- a CDS encoding CHAT domain-containing protein, translated as MKTTVFLILIAATIFTRTYGQDLSEDEKLFAAYFANFAGTISTVNIEDGATDSTYLKAVTALKRIINKDPSRDLLKLIHLNLTFSKGIKPALLEYAKTTSPEKGDLVMLALYEYIITEKEFYPEVTALFSKLKGKIPFQISPAYLYFIECWSSLPAKEDDATPKAGDISLLKDRTERNKNIFPDEKEYFRDNYHKGLAWFDTLEIVNDTQFPLSLFIKYEPAIAEELIRIKGKEKWVEPAYANDESGLIAAYNGYFVPLFAGIYDEEYLLRTAAMADDGSEASIPIVETVFCYLAANNSNSPLLKAQNEQLTGSVENIHETTFPWLAAYNLKNNPKKLLSVIEGFQRKNPKSLMALEWKKYYFTEVVPDKIKLSEVEKQLEEFTPKEWSYKIAMGRIASMIDSLRFKAAEDSLIKLKSQLENDFLFLSTEYFDLTEMLRDLYIKTGEYSKSFEVQKQKYGLLKQYFMPGNELRMRNENQLAENYRYLGKFIESREILTELLRVIDSLDIKGSDSYTDALLGMAFTMQQAGETEKCDLFIDSVYNLIISGKVEQNQQKIKLIPQLIDYYNQKGNPEKSEKLLELFEKSVSGGDLGYRFRVIRMRSELAMILFRKGDKEKSGVLLGELSKSFIELPVASDNDWMKAFGNLAFLHNNMSYNKGHRNFYKFLKKNSELILQVRDPYFVNALTNIVEFYHREGDFNPAQDFLLEVIKKQKQNFSELNPDYLLMTVKLIELMGRRGKGEEFFKLYKELIDVQAKYLRETLPLLTENEREVMMRKFIQINELCMSVSMKHFEFNLAAYGLYYDNLLRIKGLKLAALKNERQRMRKISDPGKIEKIRKLDDIKNLIGKLYSFTKAERAKTGYDLESLEIEAKMIQNELNTSTLTGDSLIDLSITWQEIRENLKEGEAAIEVFRFKPYDAASPDSVHYLYLIVTPQTIDHPEIGFQYLGRQLEGEAFRALQDASRTVDTDYFTENEIKTLKDSYNFFWLPIQYHLQGVKKIYFSADGVYHKINPAVLINPATGKYLYEEYEIEYVTSTRVLAGKEKKRSEGKGNWFFGYPDLYNFEFDRNKSVNQESDRSMIPVEAGNDIKRYWLSDIPGTKREVETIDSLIKVRGLESHLFTGVDANETKIKQIKLPRVLHIASHGYFIKDEDVAEDKVYGFDRGIVAQNPLLRSGLFLAGAGVFLDSDPFQWKSPENGILTAQECLNLDLASTNLVVLSACETGLGTVQNAEGVYGLQRALMVAGAESIIMSLWRVHDTATMEFMVSFYSNWVTTGNKLRAFDMARTEIRNKYKLPYYWGAFVIIQD; from the coding sequence ATGAAAACGACCGTTTTTCTGATTTTGATCGCAGCCACAATCTTCACCCGGACTTATGGACAGGATCTGAGTGAGGATGAAAAATTGTTCGCAGCATATTTTGCGAACTTCGCCGGAACAATTTCAACCGTAAACATAGAAGACGGAGCTACCGACAGCACTTACTTAAAAGCTGTGACCGCGCTTAAGAGAATAATCAACAAAGACCCCTCCCGGGACCTCCTCAAATTGATACACCTGAACCTTACATTCAGCAAAGGAATCAAACCTGCGCTCCTCGAATATGCAAAGACAACCTCTCCCGAAAAAGGTGATCTCGTGATGCTCGCTCTTTACGAATATATAATAACCGAAAAAGAGTTCTATCCTGAAGTGACGGCACTATTTTCGAAATTGAAGGGGAAGATTCCGTTTCAAATTTCACCTGCTTATCTCTATTTCATCGAATGCTGGTCTTCTCTTCCCGCAAAAGAGGATGATGCCACCCCAAAAGCGGGCGACATTTCACTTCTTAAAGACAGGACAGAGCGGAATAAAAACATTTTTCCCGACGAAAAGGAATATTTCAGGGACAACTATCATAAAGGGCTTGCATGGTTCGACACCCTTGAAATCGTGAACGATACTCAATTCCCTTTGAGCCTCTTCATAAAATATGAACCTGCGATTGCTGAAGAACTAATCAGGATTAAAGGAAAAGAAAAGTGGGTTGAGCCGGCTTACGCAAATGATGAATCCGGCTTGATTGCTGCTTACAACGGCTATTTTGTTCCTCTCTTTGCAGGGATTTATGATGAAGAGTACCTGCTGAGAACAGCGGCTATGGCTGACGATGGATCTGAGGCTTCAATCCCCATCGTGGAGACGGTTTTCTGTTATCTGGCTGCAAACAACAGTAATTCTCCACTTTTGAAAGCTCAAAATGAGCAACTTACAGGTTCTGTCGAAAACATTCATGAGACAACTTTTCCATGGCTGGCAGCTTACAATCTGAAGAACAATCCTAAAAAATTATTATCTGTCATTGAGGGCTTTCAGCGGAAAAATCCGAAATCGCTGATGGCACTTGAATGGAAAAAGTACTATTTCACCGAAGTTGTTCCCGACAAAATCAAACTTTCGGAGGTTGAAAAGCAACTGGAGGAATTCACACCTAAGGAATGGTCGTATAAAATCGCAATGGGCCGGATCGCGTCAATGATCGATTCTCTCCGGTTCAAAGCTGCCGAGGACTCGTTGATAAAACTAAAATCGCAGCTTGAAAATGATTTTCTCTTTCTCTCTACCGAATATTTCGATCTAACGGAGATGCTTCGAGACCTCTACATCAAAACAGGTGAATATTCGAAGTCATTTGAAGTGCAGAAACAAAAATATGGATTGTTAAAACAATACTTCATGCCGGGGAATGAGCTGCGAATGCGTAATGAGAACCAACTCGCCGAAAACTACCGGTATCTCGGTAAATTTATCGAATCCAGGGAGATTCTGACGGAGTTGTTGCGGGTAATCGATTCTTTGGATATTAAAGGAAGCGACAGTTATACCGATGCCTTGCTTGGAATGGCCTTTACGATGCAGCAGGCAGGTGAAACCGAAAAATGCGACCTGTTTATTGATTCTGTTTACAACCTGATTATATCAGGTAAAGTTGAGCAAAATCAACAGAAAATAAAGCTGATTCCACAGTTGATCGATTACTACAACCAGAAGGGGAACCCTGAGAAATCGGAAAAACTGCTGGAATTATTCGAAAAATCTGTGTCAGGCGGGGATTTGGGCTACAGGTTCAGGGTCATCAGGATGCGCTCCGAACTTGCCATGATTTTGTTCAGGAAGGGCGACAAGGAAAAATCGGGAGTTTTGCTCGGTGAACTTTCAAAATCATTTATCGAACTTCCCGTAGCTTCCGACAACGACTGGATGAAGGCATTCGGGAACCTTGCTTTTTTGCACAACAACATGTCCTATAACAAGGGACACCGCAATTTTTATAAATTTCTGAAAAAAAATTCAGAACTGATTCTTCAGGTGAGAGATCCTTATTTCGTAAATGCACTTACCAACATTGTGGAGTTTTACCATCGGGAGGGCGATTTCAATCCCGCTCAGGATTTCCTGCTGGAGGTAATCAAAAAGCAAAAACAGAACTTCAGTGAATTGAATCCCGACTACCTCCTTATGACTGTGAAGTTGATCGAACTTATGGGACGCAGAGGAAAAGGTGAAGAGTTCTTTAAGCTCTACAAAGAACTCATCGATGTGCAGGCGAAATATTTGAGGGAGACACTTCCACTTCTTACCGAGAACGAGCGGGAAGTGATGATGAGGAAATTCATTCAGATAAACGAATTGTGCATGTCGGTTTCGATGAAACATTTTGAATTTAATCTCGCTGCATACGGACTTTATTATGATAACCTGTTGCGGATAAAGGGATTGAAGCTTGCTGCCCTGAAAAACGAGCGGCAACGGATGAGAAAAATCAGTGATCCGGGAAAAATTGAGAAGATCAGAAAGCTCGATGACATAAAAAACCTCATCGGAAAACTTTACAGTTTCACGAAAGCTGAAAGAGCTAAAACAGGATATGACCTTGAATCGCTTGAGATTGAAGCAAAAATGATTCAAAATGAACTGAACACTTCCACTCTGACAGGTGACTCACTGATCGACCTTTCAATTACATGGCAGGAAATCAGAGAAAACCTGAAGGAAGGGGAGGCGGCTATCGAGGTTTTCAGGTTTAAGCCGTATGATGCAGCTTCTCCTGATTCTGTTCACTATCTCTATCTCATAGTTACACCTCAAACCATCGACCACCCTGAGATCGGCTTTCAGTATCTCGGAAGGCAACTCGAAGGGGAGGCATTCCGTGCCTTGCAGGATGCTTCAAGAACAGTGGATACCGATTATTTCACCGAAAATGAGATAAAAACCCTCAAAGATTCGTACAACTTCTTTTGGTTGCCGATCCAGTATCATCTGCAAGGGGTAAAAAAGATATATTTCTCGGCTGACGGGGTGTACCATAAAATAAATCCCGCTGTTTTGATTAATCCCGCCACGGGGAAGTATCTCTACGAGGAATACGAGATAGAATATGTAACCAGCACAAGGGTTTTGGCAGGCAAGGAGAAAAAGCGCAGTGAAGGAAAAGGAAACTGGTTTTTTGGATATCCCGACCTGTACAATTTCGAATTTGACAGGAATAAATCTGTAAATCAGGAAAGTGACCGGAGCATGATTCCCGTCGAAGCGGGAAATGACATAAAAAGGTACTGGCTTTCTGACATTCCCGGTACAAAGAGGGAAGTGGAGACCATCGATTCGTTAATCAAGGTCCGCGGTTTGGAATCGCATCTTTTTACCGGTGTCGATGCCAATGAGACAAAAATCAAACAAATAAAACTGCCGCGCGTGCTGCACATCGCATCTCACGGATATTTCATAAAAGACGAGGATGTGGCTGAAGACAAGGTTTATGGATTCGACAGGGGAATTGTAGCCCAAAATCCTCTCCTAAGGTCGGGTTTGTTCCTTGCCGGTGCGGGAGTGTTTTTGGACAGCGACCCGTTTCAGTGGAAAAGCCCTGAAAACGGAATCCTTACTGCACAGGAATGTCTGAATCTGGATCTCGCCTCAACAAATCTTGTGGTTCTCTCGGCATGTGAAACCGGTCTTGGAACAGTCCAGAATGCAGAGGGGGTTTATGGACTTCAAAGAGCTCTTATGGTTGCCGGTGCAGAGAGTATCATCATGAGTCTTTGGAGGGTGCACGATACCGCAACGATGGAGTTTATGGTTAGCTTCTATTCAAACTGGGTAACGACAGGTAACAAGTTGCGTGCATTCGACATGGCAAGAACCGAAATCAGAAACAAATACAAACTTCCCTATTATTGGGGTGCATTTGTTATAATTCAGGATTAA
- a CDS encoding 2-oxoacid:acceptor oxidoreductase subunit alpha, with product MAEKQLVKVEDVTVRFAGDSGDGMQLTGLQFSTSSAIAGNDLNTLPDYPAEIRAPAGSLNGVSGFQIHFSSGESTTHGDHPDVLVAMNPAALKVNIKDLKPTATIIVNESSFDSKNLSLAKYESNPLEDDTLKGYNVLRVPMTKAVMNALDGVNISIKEKERCKNFFALGIMFWMFSRPVEPTIKWIENKFRVKPDILEANKKALMAGYHYSEMTELFTTRFFLEPVKLPPGKYKNVTGNEAVALGMVAASWKSGVPLFLGSYPITPASEILHELSNFKHFGVKTFQAEDEIAAICACIGAAFAGNIALTTTSGPGLALKMEAVGLGVMTELPLIIVDVQRGGPSTGLPTKTEQADLWQALYGRNGEAPVCVLAASTPADCFHMAYEAARIATKYMTPVILLSDGYLSQGSEPFRIPAENELPELKIEFRTEKEEFYPYLRDENLSRPWAIPGTPGLEHRIGGLEKSHIYGNVSYVPENHEFMINLRDQKIKNIANDIPELEVRGEQEGDLLVLGWGSTYGAINEAMNRIQARDIKISQAHLKYINPLPKNLGDVLKRFKRILVPEINLGQLAMVLRSEYLIDIIQYNKVQGLPFKASEIEEKILNLLGVENE from the coding sequence ATGGCTGAAAAACAACTTGTAAAGGTTGAAGATGTTACCGTCAGGTTCGCGGGAGATTCGGGCGACGGTATGCAGTTAACGGGATTGCAGTTTTCCACTTCCTCCGCAATCGCCGGCAATGATTTAAACACACTTCCTGACTACCCTGCAGAGATTCGCGCCCCCGCCGGCTCTCTCAATGGCGTTTCAGGTTTCCAGATACACTTTTCCAGCGGTGAAAGCACAACTCACGGCGATCATCCTGATGTGCTCGTTGCGATGAATCCTGCTGCGTTAAAAGTGAACATAAAAGATTTAAAACCTACTGCCACGATCATTGTCAATGAGTCATCTTTTGATTCAAAGAACTTGTCACTGGCAAAATATGAGAGCAATCCACTTGAAGATGACACTTTAAAAGGATACAATGTTCTACGGGTCCCCATGACCAAAGCGGTCATGAATGCTCTCGACGGCGTTAATATTTCCATTAAAGAAAAAGAGAGATGCAAAAACTTCTTTGCACTCGGAATAATGTTCTGGATGTTCAGTCGCCCGGTCGAACCCACTATCAAATGGATTGAAAACAAGTTCAGAGTGAAACCTGACATCCTGGAAGCAAACAAAAAAGCTTTGATGGCTGGTTATCACTACAGTGAAATGACAGAGCTCTTTACAACCAGATTTTTCCTTGAGCCCGTAAAGCTTCCCCCCGGAAAATATAAAAATGTTACCGGTAACGAAGCAGTTGCACTCGGTATGGTTGCCGCATCATGGAAGAGTGGAGTTCCCCTTTTCCTCGGTTCGTATCCTATTACCCCGGCATCGGAAATTTTGCATGAGCTAAGCAACTTTAAGCACTTCGGAGTAAAAACATTCCAGGCTGAAGATGAGATTGCTGCTATATGTGCCTGCATTGGAGCTGCTTTTGCAGGAAATATTGCTCTTACCACCACTTCAGGACCCGGGCTTGCACTCAAAATGGAAGCCGTTGGACTTGGTGTGATGACCGAACTTCCGCTGATCATTGTCGATGTTCAGAGAGGCGGTCCAAGTACCGGTCTTCCCACAAAAACAGAACAGGCAGATCTTTGGCAGGCTCTCTACGGCAGAAACGGCGAAGCCCCTGTCTGCGTTCTCGCTGCTTCAACTCCTGCTGACTGTTTCCACATGGCTTACGAAGCTGCAAGAATAGCAACCAAATACATGACACCGGTAATTCTTCTCTCCGACGGTTACCTCTCGCAGGGTTCGGAACCTTTCAGAATCCCTGCTGAAAATGAACTTCCTGAACTGAAAATTGAATTCAGAACGGAAAAAGAGGAATTTTATCCATATCTCAGAGATGAAAATCTCTCGAGACCATGGGCGATACCCGGTACCCCAGGTCTGGAACACAGAATCGGCGGACTGGAAAAATCCCACATTTATGGTAATGTAAGTTATGTCCCTGAAAATCACGAGTTTATGATCAATTTGAGAGATCAAAAGATTAAGAATATCGCAAATGACATTCCTGAACTTGAAGTTCGCGGTGAACAGGAAGGCGACCTTCTCGTTCTCGGATGGGGTTCAACATACGGTGCAATAAACGAAGCAATGAACAGAATTCAAGCCCGGGATATTAAAATTTCCCAGGCTCACTTAAAATATATCAACCCCCTTCCTAAAAACCTCGGTGATGTTCTGAAGAGATTCAAGAGGATTCTCGTCCCTGAGATAAATCTTGGACAGCTTGCCATGGTACTTAGGAGCGAATATCTCATAGATATCATTCAATACAACAAAGTTCAGGGCTTGCCTTTCAAAGCATCTGAAATTGAAGAAAAGATACTAAATCTGCTCGGAGTCGAAAATGAGTAA
- a CDS encoding carbonic anhydrase yields MAKRRINLIFSLIIFCSLSLFAQVPADQAINLLIAGNNRFVTGELMQKDFATEVQNLKDGQKPYAVILSCSDSRVAPEIVFDESLGKLFIVRLAGNVATPEAIGSIEYAVEHLGANLILVLGHAKCGAVSATVSGGELTPNIEKIAQCIEPAVVSARNDGGDADLLNRSIHFNVDLQVKNLTKNSPTLEHKHHSGALQIIGAYYDLATGQVIMH; encoded by the coding sequence ATGGCGAAGCGCCGTATAAATCTAATCTTTTCTTTAATCATCTTCTGCAGTTTATCACTTTTCGCACAAGTCCCGGCTGATCAGGCAATAAATTTACTTATTGCAGGAAACAATCGTTTCGTTACAGGCGAATTAATGCAAAAAGATTTTGCAACTGAAGTCCAAAATTTGAAAGACGGTCAAAAACCCTATGCGGTAATACTCTCCTGTTCCGATTCGAGAGTTGCCCCTGAAATAGTTTTTGATGAGTCATTGGGCAAATTGTTTATCGTGAGACTGGCTGGAAATGTTGCCACACCGGAAGCAATCGGGAGTATTGAATATGCGGTTGAGCATCTCGGTGCAAATCTTATTCTTGTACTCGGGCATGCCAAATGCGGCGCGGTATCAGCAACTGTAAGCGGTGGAGAACTTACACCAAATATTGAGAAAATTGCTCAATGTATCGAACCTGCTGTTGTCAGTGCGAGAAATGACGGCGGAGACGCTGATCTGTTAAACAGATCCATTCACTTCAATGTGGATCTTCAGGTCAAAAATCTGACAAAGAACAGCCCGACACTTGAACATAAACATCACTCCGGCGCTCTGCAAATAATCGGTGCATATTATGATCTGGCAACCGGTCAGGTTATAATGCATTAA
- a CDS encoding 2-oxoacid:ferredoxin oxidoreductase subunit beta, whose translation MSNENQIPTVQLTAKDFASNQDVKWCPGCGDYSILAQMQRVSPSLGVKKEDFVWISGIGCSSRFPYYMDTFGMHGIHGRAPSIASGVKIARPELAVWMATGDGDLLSIGGNHFIHTCRRNIGIKMVLFNNRIYGLTKGQYSPTSEQGKKTKSTPFGSVDYPFKPAMVALGAGIGFYARTIDREPKHMQEMMQKAAAHHGTTLIEVYQNCNIFNDGAYAHLTDKETKADHVLVLEDGQPMIFGKNRDKGIKLDGDIPIVIDLNDGVHSINDVWVHKEVDPSPVRAFILAEFIENPDLPVPIGCFRRFEKPTYEDLVVEQINHVKEVKKVTSFEQLIGQGNVWTVE comes from the coding sequence ATGAGTAATGAAAATCAGATCCCAACAGTTCAACTGACTGCAAAAGATTTTGCGTCAAATCAGGATGTTAAATGGTGTCCCGGTTGCGGCGATTATTCGATTCTTGCTCAGATGCAAAGAGTATCCCCTTCTCTTGGTGTAAAGAAGGAAGATTTCGTTTGGATTTCCGGTATCGGATGTTCTTCCCGTTTCCCCTATTACATGGATACCTTTGGAATGCACGGAATTCACGGTCGGGCCCCTTCAATTGCAAGTGGTGTGAAAATTGCCCGTCCCGAACTCGCCGTCTGGATGGCAACAGGTGACGGTGACCTCCTTTCAATCGGTGGAAACCACTTCATCCATACCTGCAGAAGAAACATCGGGATTAAAATGGTCCTTTTCAACAACCGTATCTACGGTTTGACTAAGGGTCAGTATTCCCCGACTTCCGAACAGGGAAAGAAAACAAAATCAACTCCATTCGGAAGTGTCGATTATCCTTTCAAACCTGCAATGGTTGCTCTCGGTGCCGGAATCGGCTTCTACGCAAGAACCATCGACCGCGAACCGAAACACATGCAGGAGATGATGCAAAAGGCTGCAGCTCATCACGGAACCACCCTGATAGAAGTGTACCAGAATTGCAACATCTTCAACGATGGTGCTTATGCTCATCTTACCGACAAAGAAACCAAAGCTGACCATGTACTCGTTCTCGAAGATGGTCAACCGATGATTTTCGGTAAAAACCGCGACAAAGGCATCAAACTTGACGGTGATATCCCCATAGTTATCGATCTGAATGATGGTGTTCACTCGATTAACGATGTTTGGGTACACAAGGAAGTGGATCCTTCACCGGTAAGAGCCTTCATCCTGGCTGAATTTATCGAAAACCCTGATCTCCCTGTTCCGATTGGTTGCTTCAGAAGATTCGAGAAACCAACCTATGAAGACCTCGTTGTCGAGCAGATCAATCATGTGAAAGAAGTGAAAAAAGTCACCTCCTTTGAGCAGTTGATTGGCCAGGGCAATGTCTGGACGGTGGAATAG
- a CDS encoding virulence RhuM family protein, with the protein MTDGQEIIIYNTPDGKGSVALMAKDGSVWLSQDQIAELFDTSKQNIGDHVRKIFNSNELQQNSVVKYYFTTAADGKKYNVRFYSLDMILAIGFRVKSFRGTQFRQWANRNLKEFMVKGFVMDDDRLKNPDGRPDYFDELLARIRDVRASEKRFYQKVRDLFALSSDYDSSDKATQMFFAETQNKLLFAITGKTAAEIVISRADENKPNMALTSWKGAVVRKQDIYIAKNYLTEDEIDSLNRFVVVFLETAELRAKNRKDITMKFWKENINKIIELNDKNLLKGSGKVTNAEMEEKVNEIYDKFNERRRKEDAYNSDRDDFEELRLLEQQHKYNEAKTQMLQD; encoded by the coding sequence ATGACCGACGGACAGGAAATAATTATCTATAACACCCCCGACGGAAAAGGCTCCGTGGCCCTCATGGCAAAAGACGGATCCGTCTGGTTGAGTCAGGATCAAATCGCAGAACTTTTTGACACCTCTAAACAAAATATAGGCGATCATGTTCGTAAGATTTTTAATAGCAATGAGTTACAGCAAAATTCAGTTGTAAAGTATTACTTTACAACTGCCGCTGACGGAAAAAAATATAATGTAAGATTCTATTCCCTTGATATGATTCTCGCTATCGGTTTTCGCGTTAAGAGCTTCAGAGGCACACAGTTCAGACAATGGGCAAACCGGAACCTCAAGGAATTTATGGTAAAAGGGTTTGTCATGGATGATGACAGACTCAAAAATCCCGACGGCAGACCCGACTATTTTGACGAACTCCTCGCCCGGATAAGGGATGTCCGAGCCTCCGAAAAAAGATTCTATCAAAAAGTACGGGACCTCTTCGCCCTCTCGAGTGATTATGACTCTTCAGATAAAGCCACACAGATGTTTTTTGCCGAAACACAAAACAAACTCCTCTTTGCTATCACAGGTAAAACCGCCGCTGAAATTGTTATAAGCAGAGCGGATGAGAACAAACCAAATATGGCTCTTACCTCATGGAAGGGTGCCGTTGTCAGAAAACAGGATATCTATATCGCAAAAAACTACCTGACTGAGGATGAAATTGACTCGCTAAACCGTTTTGTTGTCGTCTTCCTCGAAACCGCCGAACTAAGAGCAAAAAACAGAAAAGATATCACGATGAAATTCTGGAAGGAAAATATCAATAAGATTATCGAACTGAACGACAAAAATCTCCTTAAAGGATCAGGAAAAGTTACGAATGCTGAAATGGAAGAGAAGGTAAACGAGATTTACGATAAGTTTAACGAACGCAGAAGAAAGGAAGACGCTTACAATTCCGATCGTGACGACTTCGAAGAACTCCGTCTTCTTGAACAACAACACAAATATAACGAGGCGAAAACACAGATGCTTCAAGATTAA
- a CDS encoding YebC/PmpR family DNA-binding transcriptional regulator, with protein MGRIFETRKHTMFARYAKMSVAFNRARKEIEIAVKAGGPDPSTNSKLRLAMQNAKSVNMPKDRVEAAIKRASNKDTTGYQEITYEGIGPHGIYVIVACATDNTTRTVANVRHHFKKGNGTLGNSGSVAFNFEHKAFFKLKRASVADVDELELELIDFGLDELDSDDDFVYIYCPYEEFGKMQKALEDKGVEVESAELQYIPNMYKELDEEQRKEMTELIDLLEDDEDVVAVYHNMQT; from the coding sequence ATGGGCAGGATATTTGAGACGCGTAAACATACGATGTTTGCACGCTATGCCAAAATGTCGGTTGCATTTAATCGTGCAAGAAAAGAAATAGAAATTGCGGTGAAAGCGGGTGGTCCCGATCCTTCCACCAATTCGAAACTCAGACTGGCAATGCAAAACGCTAAAAGCGTCAACATGCCAAAAGACAGAGTCGAAGCCGCCATTAAAAGGGCTTCGAACAAGGATACCACCGGGTATCAGGAAATTACCTATGAGGGAATTGGACCTCACGGTATCTATGTAATTGTTGCATGTGCCACCGACAACACAACCAGAACGGTTGCTAATGTGCGGCACCACTTCAAAAAAGGGAACGGCACTCTTGGAAACTCAGGAAGTGTAGCGTTCAACTTTGAGCACAAGGCATTCTTCAAATTGAAGAGAGCTTCCGTGGCTGATGTCGACGAGCTCGAGCTTGAACTTATCGATTTCGGTTTGGATGAACTGGATAGTGACGATGACTTCGTTTACATCTATTGTCCTTACGAGGAATTCGGTAAGATGCAGAAAGCTCTCGAAGACAAAGGTGTTGAAGTGGAGAGCGCCGAACTTCAGTACATTCCAAACATGTACAAAGAACTCGACGAAGAGCAGAGAAAAGAGATGACCGAACTCATCGATCTCCTCGAGGACGACGAAGATGTGGTGGCTGTTTACCATAACATGCAAACATAA